A genomic region of Bubalus kerabau isolate K-KA32 ecotype Philippines breed swamp buffalo chromosome 10, PCC_UOA_SB_1v2, whole genome shotgun sequence contains the following coding sequences:
- the LOC129620518 gene encoding olfactory receptor 4Q2, which translates to MDENQTKVVREFILAGFSQTQSIETGLFVLFLLFYVSTWVGNVLIMVTVAYDNHLNSSPMYFLLGNLSFLDLCYSTVTTPKLLADFLDNEKLIPYDQCIVQLFFLHVVGAAEMFLLTVMAYDRYVAICRPLHYTTIMSRGLCCVLVAASWMGGFVHSTVQTILTVRRPFCGPNQVDNFFCDVPPVIKLACADTFVIELLMVSNSGLISTSSFVVLVSSYATILVKIRSQEGRRKALSTCGSHLMVVTLFFGPCIFIYARPFSTFSVDKMVSVLYNVITPMLNPLIYTLQNKEVKSAMRKLWDRSGLTWKKQET; encoded by the coding sequence ATGGATGAAAACCAAACAAAGGTAGTGAGAGAATTTATCCTGGCAGGTTTCTCACAGACGCAATCTATTGAAACAGGGCTATTTGTACTATTTCTTCTCTTCTATGTGTCCACTTGGGTAGGAAATGTCCTTATCATGGTCACAGTAGCCTATGATAACCATCTGAATTCATCACCCATGTATTTCCTTCTTGGCAACCTCTCTTTCCTGGATCTTTGTTATTCAACAGTAACTACCCCTAAGCTTCTGGCCGACTTTCTTGATAATGAAAAGCTCATTCCCTATGACCAATGCATTGTGCAGCTCTTCTTCCTGCATGTTGTAGGGGCAGCAGAGATGTTCCTGCTCACAGTGATGGCCTATGATCGCTATGTTGCAATCTGTCGCCCCCTGCACTATACCACTATCATGAGTCGAGGATTATGCTGTGTGTTGGTAGCTGCCTCCTGGATGGGAGGATTTGTGCACTCTACTGTCCAGACAATTCTCACTGTCCGTCGGCCCTTTTGTGGGCCAAATCAGGTGGACAACTTCTTTTGTGATGTTCCCCCTGTCATCAAACTTGCCTGTGCAGACACTTTTGTCATTGAATTGCTAATGGTATCTAATAGTGGGTTGATTTCTACCAGCTCCTTTGTAGTGTTGGTTTCTTCCTATGCCACTATCCTAGTCAAGATTCGCTCCCAGGAAGGAAGGCGAAAGGCACTCTCAACCTGTGGCTCTCACCTCATGGTGGTAACACTCTTTTTTGGACCCTGTATTTTCATCTATGCTCGTCCATTCTCCACTTTTTCTGTGGACAAGATGGTGTCTGTACTCTACAACGTTATTACTCCCATGCTGAACCCCCTCATCTACACACTTCAGAACAAAGAGGTCAAGTCAGCCATGCGAAAGCTGTGGGATAGGAGTGGACTTACttggaaaaagcaggagacataa